The segment CTGTATCTCCCTGGTGTGGGGATAACAGGACTATTGCGGGGTTCAAGTTTGCTGGTGAAGTGAAGGCATATCGAACAGCAACTGCTGTTCCAGTCTCTGCAAAGTATCGAGAAGACTTGGGGATTTTGCAGAGAAAACCTGGAAGTGTTTTGGAAATTAATGTTGTTTCTGATCAGCAATTTCGTTGTTGCGAAGAAGGTAAGGTGGAAATGttggtttttttctatttttgtttttactTTCTCTATGTGAAGGTCAATTTGTCTAGGATTAAATCTTCTTGTAAACCATGGTACCAATTTTTATGGCCTGGTTGCTGTGCTAAACATGTCATGGAGGATTAGCTACCTTTACATGTATTGGCTCTGCATTCCAAAGAATTGAAAATGTATTAAAGAGAAAGTGGACTTTGAATTGCTTATGTAATCTGATCCAGAGGATTCTACAAAATATGTATATGCTTTATTTGTCTGTGAATGCCTTTTGCTTTCATATGTCATGTTTTTGGCAGATGGATTGAAACTACTGAAAACTTTGGGTTTTATTCTTGTACCATGGTTGATGTATGTATCACCTTTACATTTGAATGGTAAATGATTTGTCTTAATTCTTTGCCGGCTATCTTCATTGTGAACATTTAACCCTCAGAGTTGCATCTAGATAGATGCTTGGTTTTTATCGTTATTGTGAACGTGTTAGTCATTATGAACACAATTTGCATCGAATGGATGTTTTGGAAAGTATGTCCCATGGAAATAACGTCAAAAATATAAACTTCTAGTTTTATGTCAATATTGTCTTACACTTCAAATTGCTAGCAGGCACGGTGTGGCACTGATCTATTTTTCTAAGCTAGCCAGTTTTAACTGTGTATGTAAAcatgtatattttattattttgtctaCTTTACTTATATCTGCTTTTGATAAATGTGAACTTTTATTCAATTAGATTTTTTAGTCATTAGCATATTTCGGACAGCCATTCTTTCACAAATGACTTTGCACCCAGCATACTTTTAAAATAATGACAAAATCAAGTTCTTGGCAATGGGATTTTGTCAGCCTGTCAGGCATTCTGACCAAAAGTAATGTTGGTCATGGAGAAATTATGGTTCGAACAGTGCCTTTTTAATGCTTTAGTTGTCTTACCTTTAGAAATTGTAAATGTCTAGTTTGATTTGGTTGAGAACAGCTATTTGATCTTGACAGAATTTGTGTATTGTCTCTAAGATTATAAACTGTAATAATTTACCAGGTACACAGAGGAAGGCAGTGGCTCAGTTCTCCGTGAAGGATCAAAAAGGGCATTCTAATTTGGTCGATGGAGAGGGGATTTCTATCCTTGAAGGTCAAGCGGGTGAAAAGGAAGACTCATATTTGTTTAAAAGGCGAGATATAGTTAATGGAAAACAAAATTCCACAATCAAAGGCTCTCTGCCAAATGgcattaaaaagttcaaaattgaTCAGGGAACTACATTGTTGGGTGATGCAGAGGAAACTGATGATGTTAGTAATTATGTATTTAAGAAGAGAAGCCAACAGGAGGAGGCTCTGGCTGTTGAAAataaaggagaaaggaagaaagcaGACCAGAGATTGCACGGAGAACGACATGATCTTCCAGaagtaaagaaaagaaaaaggaaaaatgatgATCATATCCCACATCTGGAAGTCCAagctgttgaaaagaaagaagaaagggatgAAACAGAGCAGGGATCACCCAGAGAAAGGCATGCTATTCAGGaagtgaaaagaagaaaaaggGAATCTATTGCTCAGATCTCACACCAGGAGAAGGAAGCTCATACTGTCAATAAAAAACAAGCGGAAGGAAGGAAGAAGGCAAAGGAGGGATCTTACAGAGGTCAGCCCAATcttcaagaaaagaaagaaaggaaaaatgaAACTGCTGAGCCAACCCTACATCTTGAGAAAAATAACAGCATGGATAAACATGCTTTGAAAAGAAGGATAAGTGACACTGAAGCATTGAATGATTGCCTTTCAAATACCAATCTTGAGATTTCTAATAGAGTTCGAATGAAACTGGCTTCTAATGATTTACATAAAGAATCTTTGTCTATCCAATCTGTACAAAGCGATGCTCTTTGGCATGAAGCTACAGAAAAGCTGCAAAAATCATTgccaaataagaaatataaaaggaCTGTTCAGGTTGGTGCTGATTCTGAAGGTACAACTCAAATAGAACAGGTGACTCCTGATGAAGCTGGCTATGTGTCAAGAAAAGCAGACAAGTCAAAGAAAGAATCATCCTTCAAAGACCTTGTAGGGGGTAAAGTTCTTGGTGTCAAATCTGACAAAAGTTTTCCTAAATCATCATCAAAGAAAAAATCTGCAAAAGCTCTACACGTTGAGAAGAAGTCGAGTGGAAATCTGCTGTGTGGGAAGGAGGCTGCTGGCAATATCTTATCAGTGGAGACTGTTGAAGCTGGAGGAGAGGATTTAACTAATGACAAGTTAGTTCATGAGAAACAAAGAGTGGATTTGGGAAGCAGTAAACCATACACAGTTGATGCAGAAAGAAATATCTTAAATGCAAGGCTACAGGAAGGACATTTAGCTAAATCAGATCACGTTGAGGTGGATAAATCAATTGGGCTGACAAGTGCAAATGAAGCATTAGCAGATGCTGGGAACCACTCATTTTTCAACAGTGGTGCTCATGAGGAAAGTGAAGTAACAGCAAATGTGAATATTCAAAATTTAGATTATAGTGCCAAGCTGACATGTAATCGACTGCAATTTGATGCATGCAATGATTTCCATTTGGATGCCATGCATTCAAATGATAGGTGTAAGTTGAGTCTTGAGAAGAAATCTTGTTTTAAGAACTTGAAACTTCCGAGTATTGCAGTGGGTCCAGGATCAGATAGTTCTGTCAAACATTTATCAGAAAATCTCAATGCAAATCTTCTCAATCTGAATGATGTTACTAATGGTCAAATTGGGATTTACGAGGAAAGAGGGACCTCCAAAGTATCTGAACTCAATCTTGATTTTGATAAACGCAGTTCATGGACAAAGGAGAATGTTGATATTTCTTGTCCAGCCTCTGAAACTAGCACATATATTAGTAGTAGTAGCTTGAGCAGTGAAACTAATGTTGTTGCAGGCACAGATTTAGTAATTGCTGGTCAAATGGATGATGTTGTTTGCCTGAGTCCAAGTTTCGAGCCCACAATTGATCACATAGTTGTCTGCAAGCCAGAAGGGTTTATAAGACCTGGAACATCTGCATCATTAGGTGAAGATCGATGTAATGATAACAGTCAACTAATGCCAACTGCTGTCACTGAGCATGGCATGAATGCATCTGACAAGCAAGCAGTGGGAGATGTCGGGACAAATAAATATGATGGTAATCATACCTTTCATCTTGATGGAAGGGGTGAATCTAAAGAGGATGATCAAGGATCTTCAGATTTACCATTGgttcaagatcaagggcacaattttTATGAGAGAAATGTTGATTCacagtttcttcttcatcaactaGTGAAGGATTTAAAGTCCATTGCAACAGGTCCATTCCATGGCATTAAATGGGATTGCTTAGTGGATTTAAGTAGGGTCCTTTTGAGATTCAGGTCTGTAGTGTATGAGAAAATTCAGGATTCATCATATATTGCAGATACATCTGAGAATGTTGTGCCTTCTACTGGCATTGAAATGGAAGACAATAAGAAAGAGAACGAGGCAGCTGATAGGCCTCTAATGTCTTTGTTAGGTAATGTGGATGCTAATGGTGTGGATGCCTCCAGACGAAGTGAGGCTACAGTTGCTGCTGTATCTAATTTGGAGCCGGTTACTAAACTTTCCAATAATATGAGTCAAACCAACGAAGCAGACTCGCAAGCAAAggaaagcaaaaagaaaaaaattgttgcTTGGTCTGATGGTCATTCAAAAAGCTCAAAGAAATCATACAGCTCCCCTGAGAAGTCTAGTTCAAAAATGAGTGCAAAAAGGCATTCTGGCATTTCTGGAAGGGATTCAAGAGAGGCAGTTCGATATAAAAAGAGGTCCAACCAACCATCTGATTCTTGCAAAACTCTGGAGGAGCCAATGGGCCTTTCCATGAAATTTCCACAAGGTTTTGCTTTGCCATCAGAAGCACAGTTGAAAGCACGCTTTGTGCGATTTGGTCAATTAGATATCTCGGGAACTAGAATATATTGTCAAACAAACTGCGCTCGGGTTGTTTTTAAGTGTACATCTGATGCTGAAGCAGCTTATAAATATGCAATGAAGAATAGCTTGTTTGGTCAAGCTAATGTGAAATTTAAACTTAAACAAATGATTCATCCAACAAAGGAAGCTGTTTTGATGCAAAGTGGTTCAGAATCACAGAACAAAGGGACTGAGACATTGCAAGGCAATTCCAAAGTGTCCAAAGAAAGAAACATTAGGGAAGAAGTGCCTTCTGCAGTGCCAGATGTGAAGTTTGACACGTTGGAagcaaacattcaagatgaaactCCTAAATTACCAGATACTGAGACACATGATTTGTGTTCATTGTTAGCATCTGATGGACCTATGCCTGCAGAAGCATCTGACGATTGTCCTTTAAATGAGCCTTGCACATCACCCTTAATCCAATTGAAGTCCTGCTTAAAAAAGCCTGATGAATCAGGGAATATTAATATTAAGGAATCTATACGTGTAACTTTTCTCTTAGACAAGGAGGATAGGCCTGATATAAATGATATGAAATCtggattttctcaaaatgaaagttGTCGTGATTCTGTGCCAGTTGTAGGCCCTCAAAATAGTGCAGTAGCACCTGAACCACCAGATATTTCCAATCAAATGATGTACCTTCTCAAGAAATGTAATGAAATAGTCGGCGACATTAGAAGCTCAATCGGATATGTACCATATCATTTATTCAGTTCTAGTACTTGAGGAAGTTCTTTTGTAAAGAAAGCATCAAATCCTCATAAGTTGTGTAGTGTATACTGATGGTTTTGCATGCCAATTTCACCAAAATACCAAGGGATTCAGTACAATTATGAAACTTTTCAGCGCGACTTCAAAAATTGGAAGTTCTTCTAGAAAGCAAGCGAGATGTTCTTTCTGGCACTAGAGGAGAGGAGTTTAGTTGTTTTTGCCTGTTTCTCCTTTTAATCAATAATGGCCTTGGTCATGTTTTGGACGTAGATTTACATGTGAATGTCTTTGGTGTGATAGCCACTTCAGCTTGATTTTGTGAGAGAACCTTGATTAGTCATATATGATTGCATTGTACGCATTAGGTTAAGTAATTTTGCATCCATCCTGCAACATTTATCCTTAAATTTAACTTAAAAGATTAATGACAATCATAGCGTGATAGATAAATAAGTCTTTAGTGTGTGAATATGGTGATATATAATGCCTTAATGTAACAGCAGGGATTGGAATAATGAGATTTAATGTAACAGACAGCCAAAACTCTTGTGGGAACTGGCTGGAACATTTCTTAATTATTGATGGTGTGCTTTGTTAGACAAGTGCAGTCATATAAAGGAGAAACTAGGCCCAAAATGGGGGTATTAAACCATTTATCTACTTTGAGAATGTCGGGGTATTTAACTGTGGAATTTTTGTATATGATGCCTGCTAGGCTGTAAACAAACCTTGCCCTTCGGAtttgttttgatgaagatttgatgatgcttgtgGTAGAATTTTGTGGTACAATTTTGTAATTTAGTGTCCGAAATTGAAGACAGGAACATATTTCATATAAAATGGCACATCTAAGAGAAACCAAATTGTATTTACTTGAAAGGAGGTCGCCTGTGTTTCCGTTGTatccaggcctggaatttgacaggcaaaatggtcgttttttcacttttgaaccgtATTCGACAgtttaaaaaattagtagaacgtatgcattgacatgctatttttttctaaaaccgtatagatgacacttaaaattataaataaaccgtAAAAAAATCTAGTAGGtaatatattagtttagaatgtttattataaaaatacaaatttatttagaatattttgaaatggaaggatgtagttgtttctaattttataatattttaatataattttttagaatagttctattttttcatagttctattatttagtaaatttaagattttttttgcatatattattaatttatcattatttatcaatcttctactttaatattttttgacagttaatattttttttaaaacgtcaaatgaaaggcattgaaatgactaaaccatcataaaaaattcatatgacaggtgGGGGTGACCGTCAAATTTCAGGCCTGGTTGTATCTCAATCTTATGAATTGGAAAGCTTTGTTGGCATTGTTTATTTGTCTTTTATGCATGCGATGTTTTAATTCATTGTATATGCAGTCTCATTGAGGAGGTTAGATAGCGATTTTTACTTGTTTTCAAAGGTGCAAATGTTCGAGCACAATGCATAGATATTAGAGTTTCATGACAAAAATGATGTATCATGCTTGTGTTCAATTTATTTGCTTTCCCTTGAAAACTGAATCCTATATTGAAAGGTAAAAATCATATATGCCCGTTACGTGTAATTTGTCTCTTTTGCTGTTAGATTTTGATCATTTGTGGTCCTGCAATGAAAGATTTTTCTTGATCATTTGTGGTCCTGCAATGAAATATTTTTCTTCTGACtgatgaaaattatttaaatctgAGACTAGATACAAGTGAAGCAAATTTTAGCTGAATTGTGATATAGCGCGCCGATGTAGCTGAAGAAATCATTTACAGAAAATTTGAGTTGAGGAAACAATTCATTCTTAGCAATCTGCTCTCAATTTTGTCAATGGTCTTGGTTTGAGTTGAGCTTACATCTAATGCAAATGATTTTTATCACTAGTAGTTTAGCCAAGTATtagatttaatttatttcaatttctcATTTGATCTCACATTTATTTTAGTGTAGCCCAACTCATTATCATAAGagaaatttgtttttgattaaatgaaaaggaggttttgaagggatccaaaATCTTTTACAAAACAAACAAGGGAAAGAACTTGATCGCTCAACCAAGAGGAGAGAGACACAACCCCCAAAAAAGGGATTGCCCCTAAAGACAGTAGGCAACCCATACAAAGATAGAACCAATAAAACTagcccaaacaaccaactacaagggccttcaagatttgcaattggcCTTGTGGGATTGAAGTCATATCAAAGGAAGGCTTGGATGTCTTTGAATGCTTCCTTTTTACAGTAATTCATCCTTCTTCAACTTTAGTTGTCGCAATTGACCAATTCTAAGGGTCCAACATTGATCTTTTCGAACTCGAAAAGAGTGTCAGAAGAGGGTGCAACAACCGTTGCGAGCACTTTAGGGATATTAAGACAAATTTGTTTAATTTGTTTGTAAGTTTTTGTAAAGGGTACTTTAGGTTTACATTTTGTTGAATTTGACTTACGTTACAAGCCCTAGGGTTTGGCCTTATGGATTTATTCCTTACACATTAGGGTTTTTGATTTGGTTTATTTGAGTGATTTATCTTGTTTCTAAATTTGATTAAGGCTTGATTTTACTTTCTTAACATATTTTATAGCTTTATTTTCTCTAGGCTTTGTGAGTCGTTGTCACGTTGTTTTTAATCACTTTATCTAGCCATCTTTGCATTTGcctttagggtttcatattttgatttgatcaattcttattatattttatatttctcGTAGCTATATTCTTTCGTTTGTCATGAACTACCCAAGACTCTAATCTTCCTTTGCAAAGGATTGCTTACCTAAACTCTAGCATAGCTACCCAACCCAATAACAATTATGTATTTCTTTATGTCAAACAATTTAAAGGATCATGGAGAATATGATTATGGCTTtgatacatctctctctctctctctctctctctctctctctctctctctctctctctctctctctaatgctTCTTGATGCACTTATTAATGCTCAATCTTCTCAACAATTGTCTATCCTTTTATATTAGACATAAATGAGTGCTCCATTTGGAATGAATATTTGTCCATTATTGGCTTCTTCCAATGATTTATCCTCTTCATCCTCTTTTGACCCTTTTTCTATAGTTGCAACTTGAATGACCACTACCATTCATGTTGTCACCCCTAGTATGATCGCCCTCTTTAGTATTTTCCCAACTTTTCCCGCCATTATTTATTTACCTTGTAGGTATCACTGTGACCCAATCCAGTGCCTAACTTGCCTTACCTTGGGCTTACCTACTACCAAGTTGGGGTTAGGAAGGGTCAagctgaggcgagactagtcctcGAGGGATGTATGCAATTGCTTGCAAATTCCATTATTGTTGCATCCACATCCCATCTTTCTAAGCATATACGTACACTATAGTCATGCTACTCATAACATTTGTCCCTTTCAACCTATGTTTGCTTCACTTTATGTTATGGTTGTTCCTTGCATAGCCATGCCATTATCTCGTTTCTCACATATTCACTATAGCTCCTCGAATGTTTCTTGCACACCTCACCTGTGGCTATCTTGCCAACTAAAACATAACTCATAAAGGAgagttataaaaaataaaaataaatgtttaattGTCTCCTTTGTATGACTTGTGTTTTACTTGGCTCGAAAGAAACCACACCTCATACCACTATTATATCTTGTAATTTAGATACATTATTGCTACTCTTCATCAACCTTACGAAAAAGGTAAATGATATGCTTTACAACAACGATTCTTATGACATCCAATCCTCCATATTATACACTTACCTTGAAGGTTATTACATATCAATTGCACCCTAGTTTTGTTGCACTTAGATTTGAGCTATATATCGGAAAATGAATCTATTGTTCAATTGCAAGCCTTCACTATGACTGTTTGGATTTTGCACGTAAGGATAAGATCTTACCCAGGTTATTTCCAAGAACCTTAAAGGATTATGCTATTGATTTTATTTTTCCCCAAGTTCCATACATTTTATTGATACACTACCTAATGCATTCTTGAAACATTCTCATATTGACATGTGCTTGAAAATAGCTATGAATGATTTGATTATGCCCAAAATAGATCATTGACATGTGCTTGAAAATAGCTATGAATGATTTGATTATGCCCAAAATAGATcattattttattcactttcaatCACTACATGGTAAAATAAATGACCAATTTGATGATGGTGAACTACAAATTCTCTTCCTTTAGGGACTTATACCTATTGTTGAGAATAATGTGCATTTGAGTTTTTCCTTCTTCATAGATGTACATGCACCTAAACAATCTTGAGCTCAAATTACTTACATCAAATAGTAATAATAATTTTCATCTATATTACATGTTACCCTTCACAATTCCAAAAGTCCAATGTTTTTCAAATGGGAATGATTATAAAGAAACTAGGAAAATGTTCATCAAGTGACTATTGCTTCAAATGAGCCATCTTTTAAGCCTCATAGGTTTAGGAAGTTCATTTGTTACGAGAGCCTCTAGACACTATGGTTGAAAGTTAATGAGTTCTAATTTGACTACTCTTCCATCTATACATCATTTAAGTCCAACTAGAGGATTGCCCAAGAATTACAATGAGAGTGCATTTTACAACTTCCATAGAGTTAATTGACTACCATATGTAGGGTTGCATGGTATTGAAATTGAAGTGCAAGAATAATAGAATGTTGATTTACACTTTGGATTAATGCCATTTTACCTCTTAAAGAGGTCCTATGACAATACACATATAATGTCATGTTATTCCTATTTTAGATGGATTTTTCATATTGCTTGGTAAACCATGGCTTGAGCACTTGAGGGATAGCCCTTTTGTTGTATATAATCATTTTGTTAAGTTGCGTCATTTTACTTTGGATGCTTGCATACGACCAAGGAATCTCGTTACAAAAATGAGAAAGAACATTATCCATTGAAAGAGGTTGAAGAATCAAGGAAAGAACAAATAAAGTTAAAATGACACAGTCATATTAGGCACACTTTATCCACTCTTTTCATCTAATAAAGATAAGGTTCCTACATTGCAAAAACTAGTATTTCTTGCTAAAGGCACTACTTCATGGATTCTAAAGAAAAATGTTGtggtacaaaaaaataaaaaactattggATCATCTCTTAAAAACCCTATAATATTGTTAATGAAAGAAGCTCCTACATTTCCACTGAGTGGTAGTGTGTTCACTAAAAGTACCACTTACTATCAAGAGGAAACATATGTAATTAAAGAAGAAAGCCACGTGcttgaggaagaagaatatgaTGCTAATATTTTAGAGAAGGATGACCTCTTGGTCGATAGATTTCCCTAATTATTTTCATGAGACATTGGACACTGTAATGCTTTCCATTTTAAGTGTTCTCACACTTTGGCCTTCTTATTTAtgatatgattattattattattttattttcatttcacaTTCTAGACTTTATGCTGCGTTTTTCCACTTGGGGGTATCTTTCCTATATTAATTTTATGCTGCCTTATGTCGTGACGAGCTCCTATGATTTTCTATGTTTCTTCATCAATTTTACCATTCATTCATACATCTCTTGTTTGACTTTCATGTCCTCCCATGCTCTTTGTTTGATGCCTATATTTACACATATTTTCTTATTGCTTTTTGTTAGAATcatgtgttgtacaccttgcataatgttattatgtttaatttattaatatgtGTGTGGTGCACCTAGGGGTACCTAAAAGCATATGCATCACTAGGAGTTAACATTATTGGGgccacttttatgatgtatgtaaaattgagaaatatatttaatgtgggtgtagtcacacaaatctgtccattttaattaaatgaatatttgctatttatttgattaaaaatccactagccatcaattaattaaattaatatttaattaattcatctccaaacattctcctattaattaaataaattattcaatttattttaattaattcattaaatcaaattgaaatcaattaaataaataaaatcaatttatttaattaaaatcccccttttccttttttaaataaattaaataaaacatttatttaaatcattatccccaccccacttgcattttcctacaaatgcaacttgcacacatttattgaaataaatgaatttttattttaataaaatcctat is part of the Cryptomeria japonica chromosome 10, Sugi_1.0, whole genome shotgun sequence genome and harbors:
- the LOC131045555 gene encoding PWWP domain-containing protein 1 isoform X2, translated to MTTVEHVNAKDNNDNIKKISSGQKSAGTRPSDHKKKKSRVIKEEDEDEDALPIGKVLIRKGGKPIKRKVPDSNTQIEIESKIDESSLSNDSRVSRVSRFREGDMVWGKVKSHPWWPGQIFNPALATATAKRSRRSGHVLVAFFGDATFGWFVESNLIPFEPTFKEKSKQTVSRSFIEAVEDAIDELYRRAALGLMCNCRNKFKYGSTRDGYVEVLVPGWEQPVVYPDRILKEARNGFRPEQMLDFVKKMAVSPWCGDNRTIAGFKFAGEVKAYRTATAVPVSAKYREDLGILQRKPGSVLEINVVSDQQFRCCEEGTQRKAVAQFSVKDQKGHSNLVDGEGISILEGQAGEKEDSYLFKRRDIVNGKQNSTIKGSLPNGIKKFKIDQGTTLLGDAEETDDVSNYVFKKRSQQEEALAVENKGERKKADQRLHGERHDLPEVKKRKRKNDDHIPHLEVQAVEKKEERDETEQGSPRERHAIQEVKRRKRESIAQISHQEKEAHTVNKKQAEGRKKAKEGSYRGQPNLQEKKERKNETAEPTLHLEKNNSMDKHALKRRISDTEALNDCLSNTNLEISNRVRMKLASNDLHKESLSIQSVQSDALWHEATEKLQKSLPNKKYKRTVQVGADSEGTTQIEQVTPDEAGYVSRKADKSKKESSFKDLVGGKVLGVKSDKSFPKSSSKKKSAKALHVEKKSSGNLLCGKEAAGNILSVETVEAGGEDLTNDKLVHEKQRVDLGSSKPYTVDAERNILNARLQEGHLAKSDHVEVDKSIGLTSANEALADAGNHSFFNSGAHEESEVTANVNIQNLDYSAKLTCNRLQFDACNDFHLDAMHSNDRCKLSLEKKSCFKNLKLPSIAVGPGSDSSVKHLSENLNANLLNLNDVTNGQIGIYEERGTSKVSELNLDFDKRSSWTKENVDISCPASETSTYISSSSLSSETNVVAGTDLVIAGQMDDVVCLSPSFEPTIDHIVVCKPEGFIRPGTSASLGEDRCNDNSQLMPTAVTEHGMNASDKQAVGDVGTNKYDGNHTFHLDGRGESKEDDQGSSDLPLVQDQGHNFYERNVDSQFLLHQLVKDLKSIATGPFHGIKWDCLVDLSRVLLRFRSVVYEKIQDSSYIADTSENVVPSTGIEMEDNKKENEAADRPLMSLLGNVDANGVDASRRSEATVAAVSNLEPVTKLSNNMSQTNEADSQAKESKKKKIVAWSDGHSKSSKKSYSSPEKSSSKMSAKRHSGISGRDSREAVRYKKRSNQPSDSCKTLEEPMGLSMKFPQGFALPSEAQLKARFVRFGQLDISGTRIYCQTNCARVVFKCTSDAEAAYKYAMKNSLFGQANVKFKLKQMIHPTKEAVLMQSGSESQNKGTETLQGNSKVSKERNIREEVPSAVPDVKFDTLEANIQDETPKLPDTETHDLCSLLASDGPMPAEASDDCPLNEPCTSPLIQLKSCLKKPDESGNINIKESIRVTFLLDKEDRPDINDMKSGFSQNESCRDSVPVVGPQNSAVAPEPPDISNQMMYLLKKCNEIVGDIRSSIGYVPYHLFSSST